Part of the Sporomusa termitida genome, GACTACCGGTAATAGTTATACGGTAGCGACTGCGCTGGCAGGAACGCGACAGGCGGCTAAAGTTATGGATATCGATCTGGAGCGGGCCAATGTACTGGTTTTGGGGGCGACTGGTGCTATCGGTGCAGCCTGCGCTCAGATTTTAGCCCGTGAGGTGCGTTATTTGACCCTGGCGGCCAGGGATGAAATTAAATTAGAAAAAATTGCTAGACAAATTTTTAAGACATCAGGATTAGCGGTGCGGGTAACGGCAAATACTAAACATGCTATTCGCAATGCGGATGTTGTTGTTGCTGTAACCAGTGCGATTGATAGTATTATCGAGCCTGAGGATTTAAAACCAGGTGCGATTGTCTGTGATGTTGCCAGGCCGCGCAATGTTTCGCGCCGGGTAGCTGAAATACGCAAGGATGTCTTGGTTATTGAGGGTGGCGTTGTCGAAATTCCCGGCGATGTAAATTTTGGTGTGAATTTCGGATTTCCACCGAAAACAGCCTATGCCTGTATGGCCGAAACAATGATCTTAGCGCTTGAGGGCCGGTATGAGAACTTTACACTTGGGCGGGACTTAACCGTAAAGCAGGTTGAAACAATTGATAAACTGGCTGCCAAGCATGGTTTTAAATTAGCTGGGTTTCGAAGCTTCGAACGGGCCATTACCGCTCAGGAACTGGAAGTGATAAGAAATAGCGCCGCTGTTCAAATCAGTCAGGTGCAAAAAGGAGTACTTTAGAAAATATTGACAAATGATCTATTTATGCCTATAATAATGAAAAATAGAGGATGACCTTCCTAATCGCAAGGTTGCCTCTTACCTTCCACAGTGTCAAGTTTCTACTTGACACTATTTATATTGCCTAAGTCATGCGTTTCTGTAATTTTTCCGGGCGAGGAGGCAATTTTTTAGGAGAAGCGAATACACTATCTACAAAGTATATTTAGAATATTTGCAAAGACGTTTGCCAAATATTTAATAATAAAGAGGAGAATGACATCATGGAAAAAGACGTTATGCTGACAATAGACGGATTGAAAAAAATCGAGCATAAACTTGATCATTTAAAATCAGTCCGCCGCCGGGAGGTTGCTGAACGTATTAAGCAAGCGATCGAATTTGGCGATATCAGCGAAAACTCAGAGTACGAAGATGCGAAAAATGAGCAGGCCTTCATTGAGGGGGAAATCCTGACTCTGGAAAAAATCCTGCGTAACGCCAAAGTCATTGATGAAGGCGAGGTTGGCACAGACATTGTTGCCCTGGGTTCTACTGTTAAACTCAAAGACCTTGAATTTGATGATGAACTCGAATATACCATTGTTGGTTCGGCTGAAGCTGACCCGGCAGAATCTAAAATCTCCAATGAATCGCCTGTTGGTCAGGCTATACTTGGCCAGAAAGTGGGCAGCATTGTGGAAGTAAATGTTCCGGCTGGTATCTTAAAATATGAAATTATGGAGATTAGACGCCAGCACTAATTGGATAAAGTGAGACAGGGGAGAACGTACATGTCAGAATCAGGAGTAATACTCGATAAAGAACAAACAGCAGAAGAACTAAATGTGCTTATGAAAGTCCGCAGAGAAAAAATGGATAAAATCGCTGCACAAGGGATTGAGCCTTTTGGCCGTAAATATAACTTTACGCACCATGCCCAGACGATCATCAATAATTATGCCGAATTAGAAGGACAAACTGTGCGTATCGCCGGCCGGCTTATGGCTGTCCGCGGGCATGGTAAAGCCAGCTTTGGCCATGTAATGGATATGTCCGGCCGGATTCAGGTTTATTTCCGTCAGGACGTCATGGGTGAAACCGCTTATGAACAATTTCGCCTGTTGGACATTGGCGATATTGTGGGGATAGAGGGTGTAGTATTTACAACGCAAAAAGGCGAAATTAGTGTCAAAGCCAATAGCTTCGAGTTTTTGTCCAAATCTCTCCGGCCCTTACCGGAAAAGTGGCATGGGCTTAAAGATGTTGAAATGCGCTATCGCCAACGCTATCTTGATTTAATTGTTAGTCCTGATGTCCGCAATAATTTTGTTATACGCAGCAAGATCATCAAAGCTTTTCGCCAACTACTGGATGAACGGGATTTTTTGGAAGTGGAAACCCCGATGATGCATCCGATTGCAGGCGGGGCGGCAGCACGCCCGTTTATTACCCATCACAATGCCCTTGATATGAAACTGTTTATGCGCATTGCGCCGGAACTATATCTCAAGCGGCTGATTGTTGGTGGTTTTGAAAAAGTGTATGAGCTGGGCCGGGTCTTTAGAAATGAAGGCATTTCTATTAAACACAATCCGGAATTTACGATGGTTGAACTCTACCAGGCTTTTGCCGATTATCAGGATGTTATGAAGTTGACGGAAGAAGTCGTGGCCGGTGTAGCCCAAGCCGTTCTTGGCACAACCAGGATAACCTATCAGGGGCAGGAAATTGATCTTACACCGCCGTGGAATCGTATGACAATGCCTGAGGCTATAAAAAAATATTCCGGTGTAGATTTTAATGAAATTAAGACTATCGCTGAGGCCCGGGCGGCGGCAGATAAGCTGGGGGTCAGATATGAACAAAAACATGGTATTGGTGGCATTTTAAATAATGTTTTTGAGGAAGTCTGTGAACAACATCTGATTCAGCCAACCTTTATTATTGGACATCCTACTGAAATATCGCCACTGGCTAAGCGTAATAAAGAGAATCCTGAAATTACAGACCGTTTTGAAGCGTTTATATTTGCCCGCGAAATAGCCAATGGTTTTTCGGAACTGAATGATCCAATCGATCAGCATGGACGTTTTGCCGAACAATTGACTCAGCGTCTGGCTGGTGATGATGAGGCCCATATGATGGATGAGGATTACATTAATGCGCTAGAGTATGGTTTGCCGCCGACAGGTGGTTTAGGCATTGGGATTGACCGTTTAGTTATGTTTTTAACTGATTCCTATTCAATCAGGGATGTAATCCTGTTTCCGCACATGCGGCACCGTGAGTAAAGGGGTGAATACTGACCGGGTTTAACCTGGTCAGTATTTGTTTTTCATTGATCGGGTTATGCTAACATGCACTCGTTTAGGACTTTAATAGTTCTGATTAAAAAACATATTGACAGTGAATTTGATATATGATACCATGTAGAAGTCGCAAAACCTGCGATTGAAAATTACCCCAAAATATATTGACACAGCAGTGTTGATGTGTTAATATATAAAAGCTGTCGCATTCAGCAGTAAGTGAAGCGACACTAGTAGTTTCAAACATAATCAGTCCCGGGCAAGCGTATCATCCATGATACGCCCGTGACACTAGCGCATCCATGCGCGTCGGTCCCGGGCAAAGCGTATCGTCCTGATACGCCCGTGACACTAGCGCATCCATGCGCGTCGGTCACAGACAAAAGCGTATCGTCCTGATACGTCTGTGACACTAGTGCATCCATGCACGTCGGTCACAGACAAAGCGTATCGTCCTGATACGTCTGTGATCCTAGTGCATCCATGCACGTCGTTCCCTGAAAACTGAACAATGTAAAGAAATGCATCATACAAAATGCCAGATGTGCGGTGTGCTGCTTGCAGCACAAGCAAAACAAATTTTGATTTAATTGAGCTGATAAAACGGCTTCAATATATATAGTCGTAACCGACTATGCACTTTATTGGAGAGTTTGATCCTGGCTCAGGACGAACGCTGGCGGCGTGCCTAACACATGCAAGTCGAACGGAGTAGTTAGCAATAACTACTTAGTGGCGAACGGGTGAGTAACGCGTAGACAACCTGCCTCTTAGCTGGGGACAACACCGCGAAAGTGGTGCTAATACCGAATGTGGTAACTCGGTTGCATAACGGAGCTAAGAAAGATGGCCAATCTAAAGAAGCTATCGCTAAGAGATGGGTCTGCGTCTGATTAGCTGGTTGGTGAGGTAACGGCTCACCAAGGCGACGATCAGTAGCCGGTCTGAGAGGATGAACGGCCACACTGGGACTGAGACACGGCCCAGACTCCTACGGGAGGCAGCAGTGGGGAATCTTCCGCAATGGACGAAAGTCTGACGGAGCAACGCCGCGTGAGTGAAGAAGGCCTTCGGGTCGTAAAGCTCTGTCGTTTGGGACGAACGTATCCTATGTGAATAATATAGGGTAATGACGGTACCAAAGGAGGAAGCCACGGCTAACTACGTGCCAGCAGCCGCGGTAATACGTAGGTGGCAAGCGTTGTCCGGAATTATTGGGCGTAAAGGGCGTGTAGGTGGCCTGGTAAGTCGTGTGTCTAAGTGCGAAGCTCAACTTCGTATGGGCGCAGGAAACTGCCAGGCTTGAGTGCAGGAGAGGAAAGTGGAATTCCCAGTGTAGCGGTGAAATGCGTAGATATTGGGAGGAACACCAGTGGCGAAGGCGACTTTCTGGACTGTGTCTGACACTGAGGCGCGAAAGCCAGGGGAGCGAACGGGATTAGATACCCCGGTAGTCCTGGCCGTAAACGATGGGTACTAGGTGTAGAGGGTATCGACCCCTTCTGTGCCGGAGTTAACGCAATAAGTACCCCGCCTGGGGAGTACGGCCGCAAGGTTGAAACTCAAAGGAATTGACGGGGGCCCGCACAAGCGGTGGAGTATGTGGTTTAATTCGACGCAACGCGAAGAACCTTACCAGGGCTTGACATTGAGCGAAAGGTCTAGAGATAGATCCCTATCTTCGGATACGCGAAAACAGGTGGTGCATGGCTGTCGTCAGCTCGTGTCGTGAGATGTTGGGTTAAGTCCCGCAACGAGCGCAACCCTTATCCTTTGTTGCCAGCGCGTAAAGGCGGGAACTCAAGGGAGACTGCCGCAGAGAATGCGGAGGAAGGCGGGGATGACGTCAAGTCATCATGCCCCTAATGTCCTGGGCTACACACGTACTACAATGGGCTTAAACAAAGCGAAGCAAGCCTGCGAAGGTAAGCGAAACGCAGAAATAAGCTCTCAGTTCGGATCGGAGGCTGCAACTCGCCTCCGTGAAGTCGGAATCGCTAGTAATCGCAGGTCAGCATACTGCGGTGAATACGTTCCCGGGCCTTGTACACACCGCCCGTCACACCACGAAAGTCAGTCACACCCGAAGCCGGTGGGGTAACCGCAAGGAACTAGCCGTCTAAGGTGGGGCCGATGATTGGGGTGAAGTCGTAACAAGGTAGCCGTATCGGAAGGTGCGGCTGGATCACCTCCTTTCTAGGGATAAGCAGAGATAAGCAGCGAACCAGGTTGTTGCGAGCCGAGAGGCGAAGCAAGAACCTGAGTAAGTCGCTTAGTTCCGAGTGGTAGCGAGGAACATCATAACCGCGCTACCTCCCAAGGTCGGTACATTTGGCAGATGCATTAGATTTACATTGTTTGGTTTTGAGGGAATGCAATATCCTCAATGGGCCTATAGCTCAGCTGGTTAGAGCGCACGCCTGATAAGCGTGAGGTCAGTGGTTCAAGTCCACTTAGGCCCACCATTTTGTGATGTGAGATGCGGGAAGTTAGAAGTGAGAATAATCTAGCTTGACTGTATACTCATAAATTCATAAATAATTGTTATATGGGGGCGTAGCTCAGCTGGGAGAGCACCTGCCTTGCAAGCAGGGGGTCAGCGGTTCGATCCCGCTCGTCTCCACCATATATCCAGTGACGATAGCTGTGGGGTTCCACCTGTTCCCATACCGAACACAGTAGTTAAGCCCACAAACGCCGAAGGTACTTGGCTGGAAACGGCCCGGGAGAGTAGGAAGTTGCTGGTTTTGATGAACACAGTTGTGTTCATCAGTTTATCATGTTCCTTGAAAACTGCACAGAAGAAAGCAAAAGTAAAATTACCTCTCATATGCAAATATGTAGAAGTAACTTAACGAAGCGCAATTAGGATTTATTTAACAAACTTAAACCTAGCACAAGCAAAGTTTAAGTTGAGGCGGAGACTGGCTAGAAGGTGTCAGCTGCTAGGCGCCCCGGAAACCCGAGCCGTGCCGCGTACTCGCGTACGCAAACAATCGGGTTGAGGAGCAACAACGCAGATGGCGGCTTATAGACAGTCGGAGCAAAGTCAAGTTAGTAAGGGCATACGGTGGATGCCTAGGCGCCAAGAGCCGAAGAAGGACGCGGTAAGCTGCGAAAAGTCATGGGGAGCCGCAAGCAGGCCCTGATCCATGAGTCTCCGAATGGGGGAACCCAATGGTGGTCATGCACCATTACCTAACGCAAGTTAGGGGGGCACCCGGGGAACTGAAACATCTAAGTACCCGGAGGAAAAGTAATCAAACGAGATTCCCTAAGTAGCGGCGAGCGAACGGGGAAGAGCCCAAACCTGTTTGGATGTTGGAGTTTAGACATTGGACATTGGATAAAAGGAACGTAAAATATTCTTAGACTTCCAACATCTAAAATCTAACATCCAACATCCAAACAGGGGTTGAGGACTGGCAACAATCAAACCAGGCTTAGCCGAAGCATCTGGAAAGATGAGTCGCAGAAGGTAACAACCCTGTAGGCGAAAAGCAGAGTTTGAGGGTCAGAATCCAGAGTACCACGGGACACGAGGAACCCTGTGGGAAGCAGGGGGGACCACCCTCCAAGGCAAAATACTCGTGGCGACCGATAGCGCATAGTACCGTGAGGGAAAGGTGAAAAGCACCCCGGGAGGGGAGTGAAAGAGAACCTGAAACCGTATGCCTACAAGCAGTCGAAGGCCCGTATGCGGCTGACGGCGTGCCTATTGAAGAATGAACCGGCGAGTTACAGTATCCAGCAAGGTTAAGTGGCAGACACGGAGCCGAAGCGAAAGCGAGTCTAAAGAGGGCGAGAGTTGGATATTGTAGACCCGAAACCGCAGTGATCTATCCATGGCCAGGTTGAAGCGCAGGTAAAAATGCGTGGAGGACCGAACCCGTGAGCGTTGAAAAGCTTTGGGATGAGTTGTGGATAGGGGTGAAATGCCAATCGAACGCGGAGATAGCTGGTTCTCCCCGAAATAGCTTTAGGGCTAGCCTCAGGAAATTAAGTACAGACGGTAGAGCACTGATAGGGCTAGGGGCCTAATGGGTTACTGAACCTTGTCAAACTACGAATGGATGTACTCGAACCCTGGGAGTCAGACTACGAGTGATAAGACCCGTGGTCAAGAGGGAAACAGCCCAGACCATCAGCTAAGGTCCCGAATGCCGTACTAAGTGGCAAAGGATGTGGAGATACAAAAACAACCAGGATGTTGGCTTAGAAGCAGCCACCATTGAAAGAGTGCGTAATAGCTCACTGGTCGAGTGTCGCTGCGCCGAAGATGTCCGGGGCTAAAGTACGGAACCGAAGCTATGGCTTTTTGGATGTTGGACTTTGGACATTGGACGTTAGAAAAAGGACGTGTATAAGGTGTCATATGAGAACTTAGAAATATATAAGTTAGCCTATGAGATGGCCATAAAAATACACAAGCTAACGACAAAATTTCCAAAGCATGAAACCTATGAGATAGGAAGTCAAATGAGAAGAGCGGCTGTATCAGTAGTGCTAAACATAGCAGAAGGATATGGACGGAAAGAACATCAACAAGATTTCAGGAACTTCCTAATCACAGCAGTAGGATCATGCAATGAGACGACTGTTTTAATAAAAATGGTGAAAGATTTAGGATATATAAGCCAAGAAGAAAGTAGAGAAATACTTAATTCGTATGAACGGCTGGGAAAACAAACAAGCAAGTTCATTCAGGCGATAAAAGATCCAAAATCCAGCGTCTGAAGTCCAACATCCAAAAGGGGTAGGGGAGCGTTCTATACCCGGAGAAGGTATACCGTAAGGAGTGCTGGAGAGTATAGAAGTGAGAATGCCGGTATGAGTAGCGAAAAGACAAGTGAGAATCTTGTCCACCGAAAGCCTAAGGATTTCTGAGGAAGGATCGTCCGCTCAGAGTTAGTCGGGCCCTAAGCCGAGGCGAAAAGCGTAGGCGATGGACAACTGGTAAAAAGTCCAGTACCACCTGGAATCGATTGAGCGAGGGAGTGACACAGGAGGGTAGGCAAGCGCGAGGATGGAAATTCGCGTCTAAGCTTGTAGGGTGCATCACAGGCAAATCCGTGATGCTAAAACCTGAGGAGTGATGGGCAGCTGTTAGAGATAATGGCGAAATTGCTGATCCCAGACTGTCAAGAAAAGCTTCTAGTGAGAGACCAGGTGCCCGTACCGTAAACCGACACAGGTAGGCGGGGAGAGAATCCTAAGGTGCGCGGGAGAACCCTCGTTAAGGAACTCGGCAAAATGTCCCCGTAACTTCGGGAAAAGGGGAGCTTGTAAACCGTGTAGATCAGAAGCGAACGAAGCGGGAATGAGTTGCAAAAAAGAGGCCCAAGCGACTGTTTACCACAAACACAGGTGCCTGCTAAAGCGAAAGCTGACGTATAGGTGCTGACACCTGCCCGGTGCCGGAAGGTTAAGAGGAGAGCTTAGAGCAATCGAAGGTTTGAATTGAAGCCCCGGTAAACGGCGGCCGTAACTATAACGGTCCTAAGGTAGCGAAATTCCTTGTCGGGTAAGTTCCGACCCGCACGAAAGGTGTAACGACTTGGGCACTGTCTCAACGAGGGACCCGGTGAAATTGAAATACCTGTGAAGATGCAGGTTACCCGCGACTGGACAGAAAGACCCCATGGAGCTTTACTGCAACCTGACATTGAGTTTTGGTAAATGATGTACAGGATAGGTGGGAGACTAGGAAGTGCGGACGCAAGTCTGTATGGAGTCGATGTTGGGATACCACCCTTTATTTACTGGAGTTCTAACTCAAGGAGTAACGAAACTGAGGACAGTGTCAGGCGGGCAGTTTGACTGGGGCGGTCGCCTCCGAAAGAGTAACGGAGGCGCCCAAAGGTTCCCTCAGCGCGGCTGGAAATCGCGCGAAGAGTGTAAAGGCAGAAGGGAGCTTGACTGCAAGACAGACAAGTCGAGCAGGGACGAAAGTCGGGCTTAGTGATCCGGTGGTACCGAGTGGAAGGGCCATCGCTCAACGGATAAAAGCTACCCTGGGGATAACAGGCTAATCTCTCCCAAGAGTCCATATCGACGGGGAGGTTTGGCACCTCGATGTCGGCTCATCACATCCTGGGGCTGAAGTAGGTCCCAAGGGTTGGGCTGTTCGCCCATTAAAGTGGTACGTGAGCTGGGTTCAGAACGTCGTGAGACAGTTCGGTCCCTATCCATCGCGGGCGTAAGAGACTTGAAGGGAACTGCTCCTAGTACGAGAGGACCGGAGTGGACGGACCGCTGGTGTACCAGTTATCCCGCCAGGGGTAGAGCTGGGTAGCTACGTCCGGAAAGGATAAACGCTGAAAGCATCTAAGCGTGAAACCAGCCTTAAGATGAGGTCTGTCATTCGAAAGAAGTAAGGCCCCTTGCAGAAGACAAGGTAGATAGGCCAGGAGTGGAAGTGGAGCAATTCATGGAGCGGACTGGTACTAATAGGCCGAGGACTTGACTTAAATTGGAGGTTCGAGGATCGAAGGTCGATATTCGAAAGAGTAACGGTTGAGGGAATTGAACGAATAGGATACTATTGCGCAAAGCGATTCTTCTGTGACAGTTTTGAGGGAATGTGAAAGGGGTAGTTAGTTAGCAATGCAAACTAACGATCTTCGAACACGCGAACTCGCGAATATGTCCAGTGACGATAGCTGTGGGGCTCCACCTGTTCCCATACCGAACACAGCAGTTAAGCCCACAAACGCCGAAGGTACTTGGCTGGAAACGGCCCGGGAGAGTAGGAAGTTGCTGGTTAAGAAAAGCACTCACTGTTGCAGTGAGTGTTTTTTGCAATGTAAAAAACCTGACCATAAAGGCCAGGTCTTTTTGATTGATTAGCCTACACTCCTGTAAGCCTGGGCTTTGGCGCCACAGATAGGACATTTATCAGGGGCTTCTT contains:
- a CDS encoding shikimate dehydrogenase, translating into MQKFAFVVHPLEAKDFSRKFAFTKNWPDGLVEGIIKYIPPFKVSHISGIDSGHNAAEGWFVGCPLTSRQMITMPEKYVTQKIIQAGKVAEKMGAKIVGLGAFTSIVGDAGITVAKNLKIAVTTGNSYTVATALAGTRQAAKVMDIDLERANVLVLGATGAIGAACAQILAREVRYLTLAARDEIKLEKIARQIFKTSGLAVRVTANTKHAIRNADVVVAVTSAIDSIIEPEDLKPGAIVCDVARPRNVSRRVAEIRKDVLVIEGGVVEIPGDVNFGVNFGFPPKTAYACMAETMILALEGRYENFTLGRDLTVKQVETIDKLAAKHGFKLAGFRSFERAITAQELEVIRNSAAVQISQVQKGVL
- the greA gene encoding transcription elongation factor GreA; the protein is MMEKDVMLTIDGLKKIEHKLDHLKSVRRREVAERIKQAIEFGDISENSEYEDAKNEQAFIEGEILTLEKILRNAKVIDEGEVGTDIVALGSTVKLKDLEFDDELEYTIVGSAEADPAESKISNESPVGQAILGQKVGSIVEVNVPAGILKYEIMEIRRQH
- the lysS gene encoding lysine--tRNA ligase, whose protein sequence is MSESGVILDKEQTAEELNVLMKVRREKMDKIAAQGIEPFGRKYNFTHHAQTIINNYAELEGQTVRIAGRLMAVRGHGKASFGHVMDMSGRIQVYFRQDVMGETAYEQFRLLDIGDIVGIEGVVFTTQKGEISVKANSFEFLSKSLRPLPEKWHGLKDVEMRYRQRYLDLIVSPDVRNNFVIRSKIIKAFRQLLDERDFLEVETPMMHPIAGGAAARPFITHHNALDMKLFMRIAPELYLKRLIVGGFEKVYELGRVFRNEGISIKHNPEFTMVELYQAFADYQDVMKLTEEVVAGVAQAVLGTTRITYQGQEIDLTPPWNRMTMPEAIKKYSGVDFNEIKTIAEARAAADKLGVRYEQKHGIGGILNNVFEEVCEQHLIQPTFIIGHPTEISPLAKRNKENPEITDRFEAFIFAREIANGFSELNDPIDQHGRFAEQLTQRLAGDDEAHMMDEDYINALEYGLPPTGGLGIGIDRLVMFLTDSYSIRDVILFPHMRHRE